A segment of the Peptostreptococcaceae bacterium genome:
CTCAATGGAAAGAAATGCAGCTGTCTTTCCTGCCGCCCAAGCTATTTTCATATCAGAAGCAGTACGACAAGGCATAACCCGATCATTAAACTGCTTCATCTGACGGTAAAAACTATCACTATTAAACTCAAAATAATCAATGGCATCCTGTCCTCGCACCTCATCTGGAATGAACACTGCGTAAAACTGTGCCCAGTGTACACCTTCTGGTATGGAAGTTAATGACAGCACCCTCTTTGGATCATCCAATGTGTCTGGATTTCCAGTACTTGTATATTTCCAGTCGGTCAGTGTATCACAATGAAGGTCTACCAAAGCATAAGGTTTTATCAATTTATCTGTTTTCATTATATCTCTCCTAACTTAGAGCCTCGATTGTAGCTCCGTAAATCCAACAACTTCTTTAAATCTATCAAACTCAAAGTATCGTAATGCACGGTGAAGAGTTTCAATCTCACCCACCTGATTATCATATGGATCAGCTCTCCAAAATTCCTTTGGCACTGTGAAATCAGCCTGAAACTGGCTATTAGCTACCATTCGGAAGGGATCCAAATTGCCAAAATAGAATTGGCGTCGCTCCTCATTTTGCTCCCGTACTGCACCCGTTCCAAATGACGGATCAGCATACAACCATCCATACGGAGCAATATAGAACATAGTCCAATCATGTGCACCACAAAAATCTGGTCGTGTAATTAAACCACTTTGCCAATGAGCTGGTATACCTGCACAACGACAAAGTGTAATAAACAACAGTGCCATAACTCCACAATCTCCTCGCAGATTGCGAGCACCATTTTCTGGAATACTCTCTAAGCAAAAGTAAGATCGCATAAAACTGTATTTCATATTTAAGGTCACAAAGTCGTAAATTGCTCTAGCTTTTTCCAATGGAGAGTTCAGTCCCTCTGTTAAAGACCGAGTGAGCTCCCGGATATAGGGTGTAAACATAATATGTGGAGGTTGTTCATGGATGTCAAAAGAAGGCTGCTCTTCATTCGGAACAATTGAATTCACATCGATATACCGAGCTGTATAAATATAGGAATACTCCACCATAAACGGATGATTCTCCATCATCCGCTCTTCCCAGTATACTGTGCGTTGCGGGGCATCTTCTGGTGCCACTTGTCCGTCGAATGGGCTCATCTGTTCAATGCGAATTTCACTTTGTTGTGAACAACTACACGGAATCGGCAAATGAATTCTAACTATCTCGCCCAGCTTAAAATACTTGTCCTTAATCTGCACACTGGCGCGAACACAAATCCGATTAGAAACACTTCCTTTTTCTCGCATTCTACTTGCTTCCCGATCCAGCGGATTTTCTTGCGTACCACTACCAACGCTACCGCCGTCACAAACCATGTTTTGTACGCCAGCTCTCGCTGCAAATATTGCATCCGTCTTTATCATACTTTCATAAAAGCGGTCAAAGTAATGTGGAATACCATCAATGTATATCCATTCAATCTCTCCATTTTGTTCTCTCTCATCAAACTCTGCTTCTGTAAATTCCGGAATATGCTCTTGCACTTTGATAACAGCTTTTTCTTTGGTATATGGATAGTTTTCCGACAAGCGAACCATTATTTCTCGTTGGACAACCAAAGAATTCCGCATTGATAGAATTTGATTTCCTGCTTTTAGCTTTCTATCAATCAGCCGGATAGCACCCTTGAAATCTCCATACTCTTTACGACGTAAAATATCATCAGATAAACCCATTTGTAAGTATTTAAAATTATCATTTGGATTCATAGGTTTTTCCTCCCTACTTTAAATAGGCGTTGCAATTAACTAAATAGTTTCATAATATTTGCCACTATCAGCCCCATAACACTCCCGACAGCTGCACCAAACACACCCATCAATACACCAATACCAGCATAAGAACCATCATAAGCGGATGCAATGATAGGAGCTGAAGCAGCGCCACCGATATTTGCCACAGATGCTGTAGATACCATTGTAAAATCCCATTTAAATAGTTTAGCCAACAATGCCATAATTACAACATGAACTATCATTACAAATAAACCAGCCATTAGCCACATAGGCGAATCTAATATTTCGTTCAATCCTGCACGAGAAGCTAACAATGCGATTACTACATATAAATATATATTGGCCGTTTCTTCTATTCCGGCCATTTTCCCAATTGGGGACATAGCAACTATCAGCCCAATTGCAGTAACTATTAACACGGTCATCGTTCCCTTTCCCAGTATACCGAAAGCTAAAATCCCACCCAAATTCTGACTGATTGCAGAAATAATTAGGGACAGTCCTAGCAAAGTAAGTAGAGAAGTAAAATCAAGAATTTTCGTATCTTTATCAATTTCAGCATTGGTTGCAACTGCAATGGCTTCTAACTTAGAAGTATCAGCATTCATTGCCTTGTTCCATTTGGGTGCAAATGGAATAAGAACCAACAATATTGCAATCCATACTGAGTAGAAAATTGTGTCAACGATTAGCGCAGCACCGAAATCAGCTTCAGGCACAGCTAGTGCACCCTGTAAGGCTGCCATATTACCGGATCCACCAATCCAAGAAGCACACAGAGCAGCCAAAGCGCGCCATGACTCTACGCCTAAAGTGTTCTTAAAGAGTATGTATGCTAATATAAAGCCTATGCTAATAGAAACCGCCCCACCCATGAAGATGGCAATCATACGACCACCTAACTTTGCTAATTTACGGAAGTCGCAACGCAATAGCATAATAAAAATCATTGCATATAAAAGATTGTTTTTTGTTGCGGAATAAGCGCTAGCAGTTGCTCCCATATCCCATAACCCGAAAGTACAGAAAGCCATATTGAACAAGTAAACCATAACTATCGGCGGAATAAACTTAAAGATTTTCCAGTTTGTCGCCTTTTTTACAGCAACAAGCATTGAGGCAAAGAATACTAAAAACGCGATGTAAGTAAAGCCATTTGTAATCATTGATTTTTCTCCTTTTTTTATGTTTTTTATAAACGGGTCTCCCTCCCGATTTATAACGAAAATATTTTACTATAATAAAAAACCCAACAAAATCCAAGCATGAAATCACGCTTGATTCTGTTGGGTTTTATCTGCGACGATATGGTTGAAATCATATCAAGCATAGACAAAGCAACAATTATAAGTTTTATTTAGTTTACTTATTTCCAGTCATAACCTGCCACCGTTTTAAAGCATCTCTATAAGATACCATCACTGCTTTACGAGAGGAACCTCCATAACGAAGCTCTAACTCTCTCTCTAGCCAATTCTCAATATTCTGAAAGCATTTACCTATAAACAGTTTGGCTAAATACCTTTCGGTAAGATCAATTGTATGAGTACAACTAAAATCTAACACTTCATATGTAACATCGTCTACCTCAAAAGCCATATAGAAAGAACCATACATCTTAGTAATTGCATTATCTGCATTCGTCCGCGATTCTCCTATTACAAATGCAGAATTTATTTTATTCAGATATAAGCCTCCTTCCTATATAAAGGTATCTCTTAAATTATATGTTAAATATAATTGTGTCTTTTGTCAAGAACTTTTCATAATTGGGGATGCGGACAAAAACTTGGACTACTTGCATTCAATTATCATTATTATGAATATACCATCAAGTATAATCTAAATTAATCGCATTTTCTATCCCAACAATTTCACAAATCTTATTGATTTTAGACAACAAAAAAACCTTGCCGAAAGCAAGGTTTTTAAATGTATGTATAGATTTTTGGTGCCCTATCAGGGATTCGAACCCTGGACACCTCGATTAAGAGTCGAGTGCTCTAGCCAACTGAGCTAATAGGGCATATTTGAACTGCAAGATTTATTATACTCCTGTTGTAATTGATTGTAAAGGTAATGTAGCGTTTCATTTATTCCGCTATTATCACACTGGAATCTTTTCGACGGAAATGAAATTTCTCTAATCATATAGGCTTGTATGGTTGCTATCCACTTTGCGGGTGAAGGGAATTGTAAATAGGCTCCCGTTGGGACGATATCCCTTTCCCTTGGCAAACGAAAGCAGTCGGGACACAGTCTTCCTGTCTGCGAGCCGCATGCGAAACAATAGGCAAGGAAAACCTGCTAAGCCTCGCCGAGCCTGCAATGGGTTCTGAATATTTTGCGTTTTACCTCGAGAAAATCCCCGAGGCGTTCTTTAGGATAGTCCCCATTTAGTTGAATCAGTTCATTGTAAAACCACTCTAAAAGCAACATGATTCTTATCAGTAAAACTCAGCAATCTCATTAATAGTTTTTCTCTTGATGTCTGGAAGTTCATAGCTTTCATCTGTTTTTCCTACAGACAAAATCATGACGGGGGTTTCTCCTTCCGGCCTTTTAAACATGTCCTTTAAAAATGTCATGGGTGCAGGAGTATAGGTCAAGCTATGGTATCCCGAGTCCCTAATGGCATTTATCAAAAGTCCGATAGCCAGCCCCGCGCTTTCATTTACATAATAATTCTTGTCTTTTTGGCCGTTTTCCATAGTCTTATAAAACTCTTTGAATATTAAAATAAGACAAGGCGCTTGACTTAAAAACGGTTTGCTCCAATCAGTTTTCAAGACCTTTAAGTCCTTACGCCATTCATCGCTGATTTTTTCCCTATAGAAAACTTCCTCGACTTTTTCAGCCTCTTCTCTGATTTTCATCTTCATTTCTTCATCTGTAACGACGCAGAAAAACCATGGTTGCTTATTTGCTCCACTGGGTGCGGTGGATGCAATCATAAGCCAATCTTCAATGGTTTCCCTGCCAATTCTCTCCGGCAAGAATTTTCTATAGGTTCTTCTTAACTCACTTTGTTTTCTAAGTACTCTTGATCTTTCAGACATTTTTTACTCCTTTTTAATCTATAATGAAAATAATGTTGTATATTTTAAACATTATATCACTTTTTCTTATTGGAGTATAAAAATGTTTTTATTATAAAAATTCAATTACCACCTCAATATCCTTTATATCGCCTTTTCCCACCACTTCAAACTATATCTTGCACATTATTTTTGCTACTTCTTGCACATTATTGTTGATTCCATTCATTTTGAATCTCTGGTTGTAAGAGATCTAAGGATATACGCCCAGGCACTCGGGGGCAAACTTTTCCATTACAGAGACAGCACCGGTTTGGAAGCAGATGCTATCATCCATCTTGTCGATGGCAGATGGGGGCTGATTGAAGTTAAGCTTGGAACTGATTCAATCGATACCGCCGCCGCAAATTTGATTAAACTTAAGGAAAAAATCGACACCAATAAAATGCATGAACCTTCCTTCTTGATGATTGTAACCGGTACTGAATTTGCCTATAGAAGAAATGATGGCGTATTAGTTGTTCCAATTGGATGCCTGAAAAACTAAGCTTCATCTATACTGCCAAAGCAATAACCTCATCACCATGCTTTCATAGCATTTCCAATCTCTTCTCGCAAGTAAAGATACCCTCTCCTAAATATCAAAGAGGATATCTTTACAATATTATGCGCATTCATATTGGTTTGATTCATTTCAATCGCGAAGCTATTTTCAAAGGAAAACACGGTATTTCATTTTCCCCCATGCATTTCCTTACTGGAGTAAAAATGTTTTTATTAAAAAAATTTGATTAATCGGCTTTCCCCAGTGATTATGCCGTGACAGAAATTATTTGTTTCTCTTTAGTAAAAAATCAAGAATGTTTATATGTTTTATGCCTTCTCTTGAAAAATCATATTTATCCATTGATAAGACATATTTGGGAAAGTTATCGTCCACTAAATCAAAGACTCCAAATTCTCGCTTAATAACCTTATCATCAGTAAGAAGATAAGCCACTTGATAGTAACTTCGATCATCTCCATCCATAACAATAAAATCAATTTCACCTTTTACCGTCTTTCCAACATATACCTCATATCCTCTATAAATCAATTCATTGTATATTACATTTTCTATCAGTGCTCCAATTTCAGTTTTGAAACCGGTATTATTGATTTTAGAAAGACCTAAATCTGTTAAATAATACTTATCCGATCTAGTTAAGATTTTCTTTCCTCTAATGTCATATCTAACCGCTTTATTAATGATTAAAGATGCTGTTATATAGTTAATATATCCATAAATAGTTTCTGTTGATACCTTTCTATTAACACTTTCAAAAAACTTGAAAATAGATTTTGCAGAAAAGATTTGTGATGTATTCAGCACCATGTATTCAACAATTCTATTTAATACATCTACATCTTTAATTTTACTCCTTTGAACAATATCTTTAAGGACAATGGAATTATACAAATCACGAAGGTACACTTTTGTTT
Coding sequences within it:
- a CDS encoding transglutaminase domain-containing protein, encoding MNPNDNFKYLQMGLSDDILRRKEYGDFKGAIRLIDRKLKAGNQILSMRNSLVVQREIMVRLSENYPYTKEKAVIKVQEHIPEFTEAEFDEREQNGEIEWIYIDGIPHYFDRFYESMIKTDAIFAARAGVQNMVCDGGSVGSGTQENPLDREASRMREKGSVSNRICVRASVQIKDKYFKLGEIVRIHLPIPCSCSQQSEIRIEQMSPFDGQVAPEDAPQRTVYWEERMMENHPFMVEYSYIYTARYIDVNSIVPNEEQPSFDIHEQPPHIMFTPYIRELTRSLTEGLNSPLEKARAIYDFVTLNMKYSFMRSYFCLESIPENGARNLRGDCGVMALLFITLCRCAGIPAHWQSGLITRPDFCGAHDWTMFYIAPYGWLYADPSFGTGAVREQNEERRQFYFGNLDPFRMVANSQFQADFTVPKEFWRADPYDNQVGEIETLHRALRYFEFDRFKEVVGFTELQSRL
- a CDS encoding DUF819 domain-containing protein, producing the protein MITNGFTYIAFLVFFASMLVAVKKATNWKIFKFIPPIVMVYLFNMAFCTFGLWDMGATASAYSATKNNLLYAMIFIMLLRCDFRKLAKLGGRMIAIFMGGAVSISIGFILAYILFKNTLGVESWRALAALCASWIGGSGNMAALQGALAVPEADFGAALIVDTIFYSVWIAILLVLIPFAPKWNKAMNADTSKLEAIAVATNAEIDKDTKILDFTSLLTLLGLSLIISAISQNLGGILAFGILGKGTMTVLIVTAIGLIVAMSPIGKMAGIEETANIYLYVVIALLASRAGLNEILDSPMWLMAGLFVMIVHVVIMALLAKLFKWDFTMVSTASVANIGGAASAPIIASAYDGSYAGIGVLMGVFGAAVGSVMGLIVANIMKLFS
- a CDS encoding DUF3870 domain-containing protein — translated: MNKINSAFVIGESRTNADNAITKMYGSFYMAFEVDDVTYEVLDFSCTHTIDLTERYLAKLFIGKCFQNIENWLERELELRYGGSSRKAVMVSYRDALKRWQVMTGNK
- a CDS encoding nitroreductase family protein: MSERSRVLRKQSELRRTYRKFLPERIGRETIEDWLMIASTAPSGANKQPWFFCVVTDEEMKMKIREEAEKVEEVFYREKISDEWRKDLKVLKTDWSKPFLSQAPCLILIFKEFYKTMENGQKDKNYYVNESAGLAIGLLINAIRDSGYHSLTYTPAPMTFLKDMFKRPEGETPVMILSVGKTDESYELPDIKRKTINEIAEFY
- a CDS encoding DUF4143 domain-containing protein produces the protein MLYIAFSHHFKLYLAHYFCYFLHIIVDSIHFESLVVRDLRIYAQALGGKLFHYRDSTGLEADAIIHLVDGRWGLIEVKLGTDSIDTAAANLIKLKEKIDTNKMHEPSFLMIVTGTEFAYRRNDGVLVVPIGCLKN
- a CDS encoding ATP-binding protein is translated as MILREEYLRRIRPFYESDLIKVLIGIRRSGKSVLLKQIEAELMDKDVNESHIIYVNFEDLSYSFIANEMDLHQYIMEKVVDDKKYYLMFDEVQNVANFEKAINSFRSTINCSVFLTGSNSKLLSGELATHLSGRYVSFKMMPFSFLEMCEIKGLDKENIQDEDFMDYLNYGGMPQRFLMQSVTETKVYLRDLYNSIVLKDIVQRSKIKDVDVLNRIVEYMVLNTSQIFSAKSIFKFFESVNRKVSTETIYGYINYITASLIINKAVRYDIRGKKILTRSDKYYLTDLGLSKINNTGFKTEIGALIENVIYNELIYRGYEVYVGKTVKGEIDFIVMDGDDRSYYQVAYLLTDDKVIKREFGVFDLVDDNFPKYVLSMDKYDFSREGIKHINILDFLLKRNK